CGGGCGGCGTGCACGGTCACCGTCCCAGGGGATGCGGTCAGTTGCTGACCGCGTGTGTGGGCCGGCCATGCCCGTGTCCGCCTACCCGGCCGACCCCGGCGCGGCCGCCTCGGCGTCCAGTGGCTCGTAGTCGAACCAGTCGAAGTGGACGGTCCCGGTCGCGGCGTGCATGCCGATGACCCGGCCCGTGAAACCGCCCGCGACCTCGGTGGACAGGTAGCGGCCGTCGAGCGCGTGGCGAGTTCGGCGAACGTGCCGTCCGCGTCCTCCAGGCAGGTCCCCGCCGGTCCGGTGGTGCCGAGGATCGAGGCGGCCGCCTCGATCTCGTAGTGGTGCTGCTCGTCGAGGCGGACGGCCAGCCCGCCGCGTCCTCCGACGAACGTGACCTCGGGGTCGTCGAGCGACTCGCCCCGGGCGCGGAGGGTGAGGGAGCCGGGCCGCTCCTTCGTGGTGCAGTGCTCCGCGGACCAGGTGCCCAGTGAGATCCAGGCGGCGGCGAGTTCGCTGTCGTCGAAGTCGTCCCGGACCGGCGCTGCGGGGGGGGCTCCTGGAGCGGCCACGGGGGCCGGGGCAGGTCCGGTGTGAGCTCGCCGACGACCGGCCAGCCGTCGGACCAGGTCACCGGAGCCAGGAGCGCCCGCCGCGGCGGGGACGATCCTCTCCGCCGGGTCGTCGGTCGCCGGGAGCGCCTTGAGCGTCGCTCGCGCGTCCCCACCGGTCGACGGCCGTCTTCGCGGGCGCGGACATCGTCGCCATGGGCACGGACCGGCCGCCCGAGTAGGGGCGTCAGGTGCCGTCGGCGCGGAGTGCCCGCGCCCGGAACTCCCCGGGCGTCGTGCCCGTGCGCAGCCGGAAGAACTTGGTGAAGTCGCTGGGATCGGCGAACCCCAGCTCCGCAGCCACGTCCTTCGCCGCGCGGTCGGTGTGCGGCAGCAGGCGCTCGGCCTCCAGCAGGACCCGCTCGTCGATGTACTTCTTCGCGCTCATGCCGGTGACCGCCAGGCTCGCGCGGGACAGGGTGCGGGGGCTCTCGACGGCGACACGTTCAGCCCGGCTCCGTTACGCGCCGTCCCGGGAGCCGTCCTGGGAGATCGGGCGGTGTTCGGTCGGCGGGGTGATGCCGTGGAACAGATTGGCGACCAGGGCGACGACGAAGTCGTCGGTCACGGGCTCGTCCGGGATGAGCATCCGGTGGTAGACGGCGCCCCAGAGCTGGTCGACGAGGACCTGGACGTCGACGTCGTCGCGGATCTGCCCCTGCTCCCTGGCGCGCAGCAACCGCTCCCCGGCCAGTCGCCGGCGTCCGGAGGAGTACAGGGAGCGGAAGGCCGTGGCCAGGTCCTCGTCGGTCTGGGACTGGCCGATCAGCTCGGTGAGCACCCGCCCGGCCGGCGTCCGGGTCATGAGGTGCGCGAACGACAGCAGTTGACGCGTGAGGTCGGCGCGGATGTCGCCGGTGTCGTCGAACGCGAGGGTCTCCTCGACGGCGTGGAAGTAGCCGTCCAGGGCGAGGGCGCCCTTGGAGGGCCACCACTTGTACAGCGTCGTCTTGCTGACGCCGGACAGGCGGGCCACCCGTTCGAAGGTCAGGTCGGCGATTCCCTCGTTCAGGAGCACCTCCCCGACCACGCGGAAGACGTCCGCGCGAACCTCGTCGGCGGGACGGCGTCCGCGCCTGCGGGCCGGGCGCTCCTCGGCGCCCTCGGCCTGCTCGGTCACGATGTCTCTCCTTCGCTCGTGCCCGTCCGGGGGGTCAGGCGAGGCCGCCGTTGGTGTAGAGGACCTGGCCGTTGACCCAGCGGGCGGGGCCGGCGAGGAAGGCGACCGACTCGGCGATGTCACGCGGTTCGCCCAGTCGCTCCAGCGGGGTGGCCTGGGCGAACCGGGCGACGGTGGCCTCGTCCTTGCCCTCCAGGAAGAGCGGGGTGGCGACCGGGCCGGGGGCGACGGTGTTGACGGTGATGTCCTTGCCGCGCAGTTCGCGGGCGAGGATCAGCGTGATGCTCTGCACGGCGGCCTTGCTGGCGACGTACGCCCCGTAAGCGGGCAGCTGGGTGCGGGTGACCGACGTGGACACGTTGATGATCGCGCCGCCGCGGCGCACCCGGCGGGCGGCCTGCTGGGCGACGACGAAGGTGCCGCGGATGTTGGTGCGGTGCATCCGGTCCAGGTCGTCCAGGTCCAGCTCGGCGATCGGCGCGAGCACCATGATCCCGGCGGTGTTGATCACCACGTCGATCCCGCCGAACGCCGTCTCGACGGCGTCGAAGGCGGCCCGCATGTCCTGCTCGTCGGCGACGTCACCGCTGACGGCGACGGCCTGCCCGCCGGCTGCGGTGACCTCCTCGACGAGGGCCTCGGCCTTGGCCTTGTTGCCGGCGTAGTGCACCGCGAGGGCGTAGCCGTCCGCGGCGAGCCGCTCGACGACGGCCCGGCCGATGCCGCCGGAGCCGCCGGTGACGAGCGCGACACGAGGGGTGCTGGTGTGGGGCGTGCTGGTCATTGGTCTGCCTTCCCCGCAAGAAGTGGACGGTTAGTCCATATAAACAGAATATGAACGGCCCGTCCATATGGTTGCCAGGAATGCCTCACTCCACCTCGTCGGCACGCAGGACCAGGTCGAGCAACCCCGGGAAGCGTGCGTCGAACTCCTCGCGGCGCAGCCGGTTGACCCGCTTCGGCCCCTCATCCCGCTGCTCGACCAGGCCGGCACCCCGCAGGACGGAGAAGTGATGACTGAGCGCGGCCTTGCCGACCGGCACGTCGAAACTGCCGCAACTGCGCGTCCACACCGGGGAACCCGCCAGCTCGCGGATCAACTGGAGGCGCACCGGGTCGGCGAGCGCGGACAGCGCGGTCAGGACGGAGACGTCCTCGGGATCCGTGTGCACCGGCGCGGCACGATGACTGCCGCCCGCCGTCTGGTTCGCCATGCCCCTCTCCCAGCCCTGCGACCTCGTCGGCACCCCGTCGGGCATCCGAGCCCCTTGCCGAGTGTTCGATGAGTATCTTACAGTCCGGGTGTTCGCTTTCCATTGAACACTCAGTCGAAGGGTGCGTTCCGATGATGCGTGCGGTGGAGTTCGAGGAGTACGGCGATCCCGAGGTGCTGAAGGTCGTCGAGGCCGAGGTCCCCGAGCCCGGCCCGGGCCAGGTGGCCATCGACGTCGCCTACGCCGGCGTCAACTTCGCGGACCTCAAGGCCCGCGCCGAGGGCTACCGCGTGCAGTCGCTGCCCTACCGCCCGGGTCTGGAGGTCTCCGGCCGGGTCCGCGCCGTGGGCGCCGGCGTCGAGGGGCTCCACCCCGGGCAGCAGGTCGCCGCCCTCGTCGACAGCGGCGCCTACGCGGAGGTGGTCGTCGCCGACACCGCCACCGTCTTCCCGCTCCCCGAGGGCCTGGACCCGCGGACGGCGGCCACGCTCCCCACCGTGGTGCCGACCGCGCACGCCCTGCTGCACGAGGTGGGCCGGCTGAACGCCGGGGAGAGCGTGCTGGTCCACGGCGCCGCCGGAGGCGTCGGCACGGTGGCCGGGCAACTGGCCCGGGCGGCGGGAGCCGGCGCGGTCTACGGCGTGGTCTCCTCCCCGGCGAAGGCCGGGCACGCCCTGGAGCACGGCTACGACGAGGTGTTCACCACCGGCACCTTCGACGCCGACGTCCGGCGCGCGACCGGCGGCAGGGGCGTCGACCTGGTCCTCGACCCGATCGGCGGCGAGACCCTGCGCCAGGGCCTCGGCGTCCTGGCCGAGTTCGGACGGCTGGTGTCCTTCGGCAACGCGAGCGGCGCGGAGCCGTGGCGCGTCGGACAGCCCGAGCTGTACCCGCAGGGCCGTTCCGTCGCGGGCTTCTCCATCCTGGCTCTCGCCCAGTCCGCGCCCCGGGCGCTGCGCGCGCTGGCCGAGCGTGCGTTCCGCAAGGTCACCGACGGCACGGTGCGTCTTCCGGTCACGGCGGAGTTCGCGCTGTCGGAGGCGGCCGAGGCCCATCGGCTGATGGGCGGTCGCACCTCGACGGGCAAGCTGCTGCTGCGGATCACTGACTGACCGGGCTCCGAGGACCCGGCCCGCGAGCGCGGCCGGACCCCCTTCGGTCAGGCGGCGTGGCGGGCGGCGGCCCGGACGAGGTCGTCGATGTCGTGCTCCGTGGTGGCGAAGGAGGTCACGAAGCGGACCACACCCGGCGCCC
This genomic stretch from Streptomyces sp. Go-475 harbors:
- a CDS encoding SDR family oxidoreductase, which produces MTSTPHTSTPRVALVTGGSGGIGRAVVERLAADGYALAVHYAGNKAKAEALVEEVTAAGGQAVAVSGDVADEQDMRAAFDAVETAFGGIDVVINTAGIMVLAPIAELDLDDLDRMHRTNIRGTFVVAQQAARRVRRGGAIINVSTSVTRTQLPAYGAYVASKAAVQSITLILARELRGKDITVNTVAPGPVATPLFLEGKDEATVARFAQATPLERLGEPRDIAESVAFLAGPARWVNGQVLYTNGGLA
- a CDS encoding helix-turn-helix domain-containing protein, whose protein sequence is MSRASLAVTGMSAKKYIDERVLLEAERLLPHTDRAAKDVAAELGFADPSDFTKFFRLRTGTTPGEFRARALRADGT
- a CDS encoding ArsR family transcriptional regulator, producing the protein MANQTAGGSHRAAPVHTDPEDVSVLTALSALADPVRLQLIRELAGSPVWTRSCGSFDVPVGKAALSHHFSVLRGAGLVEQRDEGPKRVNRLRREEFDARFPGLLDLVLRADEVE
- a CDS encoding TetR/AcrR family transcriptional regulator; this translates as MTEQAEGAEERPARRRGRRPADEVRADVFRVVGEVLLNEGIADLTFERVARLSGVSKTTLYKWWPSKGALALDGYFHAVEETLAFDDTGDIRADLTRQLLSFAHLMTRTPAGRVLTELIGQSQTDEDLATAFRSLYSSGRRRLAGERLLRAREQGQIRDDVDVQVLVDQLWGAVYHRMLIPDEPVTDDFVVALVANLFHGITPPTEHRPISQDGSRDGA
- a CDS encoding zinc-binding dehydrogenase yields the protein MRAVEFEEYGDPEVLKVVEAEVPEPGPGQVAIDVAYAGVNFADLKARAEGYRVQSLPYRPGLEVSGRVRAVGAGVEGLHPGQQVAALVDSGAYAEVVVADTATVFPLPEGLDPRTAATLPTVVPTAHALLHEVGRLNAGESVLVHGAAGGVGTVAGQLARAAGAGAVYGVVSSPAKAGHALEHGYDEVFTTGTFDADVRRATGGRGVDLVLDPIGGETLRQGLGVLAEFGRLVSFGNASGAEPWRVGQPELYPQGRSVAGFSILALAQSAPRALRALAERAFRKVTDGTVRLPVTAEFALSEAAEAHRLMGGRTSTGKLLLRITD